One window of Candidatus Tiamatella incendiivivens genomic DNA carries:
- a CDS encoding DEAD/DEAH box helicase, translating into MDTFKIRKWLSDNEFKELLEFSDYLGYREGYKVFRINYERLKDNGYTYRDVLAKLKEYDAELDPLLERKIEELSEYQNTVIIEYNHITNTFIIASKEYLKPYLYRFSQQITYQKGSGYKVKPYMIYGVVSELEHYGFKIIDKDNVLSQKKLPKLVRLKGELRNYQKEALDKWLENDKRGIIALPTGSGKTVIAIAAMAIAGVYSFIVVFTKDQLIQWIDKIKEFTDAGDLVGAYYGDEKNLRPITVTTYQTAFKKINIFSTKFDLLVVDEAHHLPADKFRAIAMGSSAIYRMGLSATVAREDGKHEEIFPLMGGVVYSKRASELVQEGYLAPFIVRTVYVQLTPEEKKKYEVLRREYRRHSLGRRFEEVLRLAQKGDPHAIQAVRINAKIKNLLALSEGKMRAIERVVKDELKKDSKILVFTQYKTQAEKIAENLNALILHGDLDTKTRKALLNKFKSIDSGVLVVTTLGDEGLDLPDVNVGILASGTSSSRQFIQRLGRLVRPKPGKNAVFYDIILKGTSEEYQARRRRRSI; encoded by the coding sequence ATGGATACATTTAAAATAAGGAAATGGCTTTCTGATAATGAGTTCAAGGAATTGCTAGAATTCAGTGACTATTTAGGGTATAGAGAAGGGTACAAGGTATTCCGCATTAACTATGAAAGATTGAAGGATAACGGATATACTTATAGGGATGTATTGGCAAAACTGAAGGAATACGATGCTGAATTAGACCCATTACTTGAAAGGAAAATTGAGGAACTTAGTGAATATCAGAATACTGTTATAATAGAATATAATCATATTACTAATACGTTTATAATAGCATCAAAAGAATACTTGAAACCCTATCTCTACAGGTTTTCTCAGCAAATTACATACCAAAAGGGAAGCGGCTACAAAGTTAAACCATACATGATATATGGGGTTGTCTCGGAGCTTGAGCATTACGGGTTTAAAATAATAGACAAGGATAACGTGTTGTCGCAAAAAAAGCTTCCCAAACTTGTGAGGTTAAAGGGGGAACTCAGGAATTATCAGAAAGAGGCTTTGGATAAATGGCTGGAAAATGATAAGAGAGGCATAATAGCCCTCCCAACCGGATCAGGTAAAACTGTTATAGCAATAGCAGCTATGGCGATAGCCGGGGTCTATTCTTTTATTGTCGTGTTTACAAAAGATCAGCTTATACAATGGATTGATAAAATAAAAGAGTTCACAGATGCGGGTGATCTTGTTGGAGCTTATTATGGGGATGAGAAGAACCTGCGACCTATAACTGTAACTACATACCAGACTGCCTTTAAGAAGATAAATATTTTCTCAACTAAGTTTGATTTACTCGTTGTAGATGAGGCACATCATTTGCCTGCGGATAAGTTCAGAGCCATTGCTATGGGGTCTTCGGCTATTTACAGGATGGGATTGTCAGCTACAGTCGCTAGAGAGGATGGGAAACACGAAGAGATCTTCCCTCTAATGGGAGGTGTTGTGTATTCCAAGAGAGCCTCAGAACTCGTCCAAGAAGGATATCTTGCTCCCTTCATTGTTAGAACGGTTTATGTGCAATTAACACCCGAGGAGAAAAAGAAGTACGAAGTGCTTAGGAGAGAGTATAGACGTCATAGTCTAGGAAGGAGATTCGAGGAAGTTTTAAGGCTGGCTCAAAAAGGGGATCCCCACGCCATACAGGCTGTCCGTATAAATGCAAAAATCAAGAATCTACTAGCCTTATCAGAAGGTAAAATGAGAGCTATAGAAAGAGTTGTAAAGGATGAGCTGAAAAAGGACTCTAAAATCCTAGTGTTTACCCAATACAAAACTCAGGCAGAAAAAATAGCTGAAAATCTTAACGCTTTAATTCTTCATGGAGATCTAGATACAAAAACAAGGAAGGCATTACTAAATAAGTTCAAGTCTATAGATAGTGGAGTACTGGTAGTTACTACATTGGGAGACGAGGGATTAGATCTTCCTGATGTTAACGTAGGTATTTTAGCAAGCGGCACCTCATCGTCAAGACAGTTTATACAGAGGCTTGGTAGACTTGTTAGACCTAAACCTGGTAAAAACGCTGTTTTCTATGATATAATATTAAAAGGTACCAGCGAGGAGTACCAGGCTAGAAGGAGGAGAAGATCAATATAA
- the sucD gene encoding succinate--CoA ligase subunit alpha, whose protein sequence is MAIIVDEKTKLVVQGITGKEGRFHTKLMLDYGTRIVAGVTPGKGGTDVYGIPVYDSAEEARNAHPEANASIIFVPARFAADAVYEAIDAGIKTIVVITEHIPVHDAMKFVDYGKRRGITIIGPNCPGVITPGKAKVGIMPGHIFAPGNVGLASRSGTLTYEIAYAITKAGMGQTTAVGIGGDPVIGTSFIEALLMFEKDPETDAIVMVGEIGGDMEERAAKMIEEGIITKPAVAFIAGRTAPPGKRMGHAGAIIMMGTGTAEGKIKALESVGVKVAKTPMEIPKLLKQVLKK, encoded by the coding sequence ATGGCTATAATAGTAGATGAAAAAACCAAACTCGTAGTTCAAGGTATAACCGGAAAAGAAGGAAGATTCCATACAAAACTAATGCTTGACTATGGTACAAGGATTGTTGCAGGAGTAACTCCCGGTAAAGGTGGAACCGACGTTTATGGAATACCTGTATATGACAGCGCGGAGGAAGCGAGAAATGCTCACCCTGAAGCAAACGCGTCCATAATCTTTGTCCCAGCTAGGTTTGCTGCAGACGCTGTATATGAAGCAATTGATGCTGGAATAAAGACGATAGTTGTGATAACAGAGCACATACCGGTCCATGATGCAATGAAATTTGTTGATTACGGTAAAAGGAGGGGCATAACTATCATAGGACCAAACTGTCCAGGTGTGATAACGCCTGGAAAAGCAAAAGTGGGTATAATGCCAGGCCACATATTCGCTCCAGGAAATGTTGGCCTAGCCTCGAGAAGTGGTACCCTCACCTACGAAATAGCGTATGCGATTACAAAAGCTGGAATGGGGCAAACTACTGCAGTGGGTATAGGAGGAGACCCTGTAATTGGAACATCGTTCATTGAAGCATTATTAATGTTTGAGAAGGATCCTGAGACGGATGCCATAGTAATGGTCGGTGAAATAGGAGGAGATATGGAGGAGAGAGCTGCGAAAATGATTGAAGAAGGGATAATAACAAAGCCTGCAGTAGCATTCATCGCTGGTAGAACTGCTCCTCCAGGGAAAAGAATGGGTCACGCCGGAGCAATTATAATGATGGGAACAGGAACTGCTGAAGGTAAGATAAAGGCATTAGAGAGTGTTGGAGTAAAAGTGGCTAAAACACCTATGGAAATCCCCAAGCTATTAAAACAAGTCCTAAAGAAGTGA
- the sucC gene encoding ADP-forming succinate--CoA ligase subunit beta, producing the protein MKLFEFEAKEILRKHEVKVPQSVLLEKGEPDPLRKIKQGGLEPPVVVKSQVLVAGRGKAGGIKIAKTWDDAGGLIKVLFEKPIKGLKPRYLLIEEAIPHEKELYASIIIDRSERKPVILASQYGGMDIEQIAKEKPESIVRLYVDPFLGLKSYQARKIGKMIGLTGKALNSFASFLIGLYNVFMDYDADLAESNPLAVTGDSVIPLDARLIIDDNSIYKHSDISERNLEDTGEYTEWEIKARSMGLAFVELDGDIGIIGNGAGLTMTTMDLVYLYGGKPANFLDIGGGASKELVKTAVKFLIDIPKTKKIFMNIFGGITRCDEVAKGIIGALEELGSSSKPLVIRLSGTNEEEGRKILQENGVDAFTDPIEAVQKVVSL; encoded by the coding sequence TTGAAGCTCTTCGAATTCGAAGCAAAGGAGATCTTAAGAAAACACGAGGTGAAAGTGCCTCAATCAGTTCTATTAGAAAAAGGTGAGCCTGACCCTTTAAGGAAAATAAAGCAAGGCGGCCTAGAACCTCCCGTTGTTGTGAAGTCGCAAGTTCTTGTAGCTGGAAGAGGGAAAGCAGGGGGAATAAAAATTGCTAAAACCTGGGATGACGCTGGGGGTCTAATCAAAGTACTGTTCGAGAAACCCATTAAAGGTTTAAAGCCTAGATACCTTTTAATTGAAGAAGCAATACCCCATGAAAAAGAATTGTACGCTTCTATAATAATCGATAGAAGCGAAAGGAAACCTGTTATCTTAGCGTCTCAGTATGGGGGGATGGATATTGAGCAAATAGCAAAGGAAAAACCAGAGAGTATAGTGAGGCTATACGTTGATCCCTTCCTTGGTCTAAAATCGTATCAAGCAAGGAAAATTGGTAAAATGATAGGGTTAACTGGTAAAGCCCTTAACTCATTCGCATCATTCTTAATAGGGCTATACAATGTGTTCATGGACTATGATGCTGACTTAGCGGAATCCAACCCCTTAGCTGTTACAGGAGACAGTGTTATTCCATTAGATGCAAGGCTGATAATAGATGACAATAGCATATATAAGCACTCCGATATAAGTGAAAGAAACCTCGAGGATACTGGTGAATACACGGAGTGGGAGATAAAAGCCAGAAGTATGGGTCTTGCTTTCGTGGAACTAGACGGTGATATTGGGATAATCGGAAATGGTGCAGGTCTAACTATGACCACAATGGATCTTGTATACCTATATGGAGGAAAGCCAGCTAACTTCCTGGACATCGGGGGAGGAGCGAGTAAAGAATTAGTAAAGACTGCTGTCAAATTCCTAATAGATATTCCTAAGACAAAGAAGATATTTATGAACATCTTTGGAGGAATCACCCGCTGTGACGAAGTGGCTAAGGGAATTATAGGAGCTCTTGAAGAGCTAGGAAGCTCTTCAAAGCCCCTGGTTATAAGATTATCTGGTACGAATGAAGAGGAGGGCAGGAAGATTTTACAAGAAAATGGGGTCGACGCTTTCACAGATCCTATTGAGGCTGTTCAAAAAGTAGTTTCCCTTTAA
- a CDS encoding NUDIX hydrolase — translation MKVECKGRRVKFIAETKLLPNGNTVLVDRVVFPESAAVLPVFSDGRVVLLKQYRPSIEKWILEAPAGVVDRGETPEETARRELEEEAGLLAGELVELGSGYVSPGYSTEFMHLFLAINPSKGQQRLEKHEIIEVKEYSLREAFGLIDTGEIADVKTITLILGALHMLSI, via the coding sequence ATGAAGGTAGAATGTAAAGGAAGAAGAGTCAAGTTTATTGCAGAAACAAAATTGCTTCCCAACGGAAATACTGTACTTGTAGACAGAGTAGTTTTTCCTGAAAGTGCTGCCGTTCTCCCAGTATTCAGTGACGGAAGAGTAGTTCTATTGAAACAGTATAGACCTTCAATAGAAAAATGGATTCTTGAAGCGCCGGCCGGAGTAGTTGATAGAGGGGAAACTCCAGAAGAAACTGCTCGTAGAGAATTGGAGGAGGAAGCAGGTTTATTGGCTGGAGAATTAGTCGAGTTAGGCTCCGGTTACGTGTCACCAGGATACTCTACTGAATTTATGCATTTATTTCTAGCTATAAATCCAAGTAAAGGTCAGCAAAGACTGGAGAAACACGAGATTATAGAGGTTAAAGAGTACTCTCTCAGAGAAGCCTTTGGCCTGATAGATACAGGTGAAATAGCTGATGTCAAAACAATAACCTTGATCCTGGGAGCTCTCCATATGTTATCTATCTAA
- a CDS encoding FAD-dependent oxidoreductase: protein MSWLSPKQLKGKTFDVLILGGGPAGYSAAIYAKRFLLNTIVLAKLIGGQLTLTDYVDDYPACRKIKASDLVNRFKKHSEDFGALTYWGDLVESFTRTSDGRMYRIMTQRGVELFAKSIVIAIGTKRRKLGIPGEKEFSGRGVSYCSVCDAPFYAGKDSVVVVGGGDAAFEGALILSGYTKKVYLVHRRKHFRAKPYFVERVMTKENIEILVDSVLTEIGGDRTVNYVKVKNKVTGEEKILNVNGVFIEIGFEPDKDWAIKNGLSIDQIGYIIVDDWMRTNLSGVFAAGDCTNKWPSFRQVVTAAAMGAIAAYSAYNYLQENDLI from the coding sequence ATGAGTTGGCTGTCTCCAAAGCAATTGAAAGGGAAGACTTTTGACGTACTTATTTTAGGAGGCGGACCAGCGGGATACTCTGCAGCAATTTATGCAAAGAGATTCCTATTAAACACAATAGTATTAGCTAAGCTTATTGGAGGTCAATTAACTCTTACAGATTACGTCGATGATTATCCAGCCTGCCGTAAAATAAAAGCCTCAGACCTCGTTAACAGGTTTAAGAAGCATTCAGAGGATTTTGGCGCGTTAACTTACTGGGGTGACTTAGTTGAAAGCTTCACAAGAACAAGCGACGGTAGGATGTATAGGATAATGACACAACGAGGCGTAGAGTTGTTTGCTAAATCCATTGTAATAGCTATAGGAACCAAAAGGAGGAAGCTAGGTATACCTGGAGAAAAGGAATTCTCAGGGAGAGGAGTAAGCTACTGTAGTGTCTGTGATGCCCCATTCTATGCCGGGAAAGATAGTGTTGTTGTGGTGGGGGGAGGAGATGCTGCTTTCGAAGGAGCTTTAATCTTATCTGGATATACTAAAAAGGTATATCTAGTGCATAGAAGGAAGCATTTCAGAGCTAAGCCCTATTTCGTTGAGAGAGTTATGACTAAGGAGAACATCGAGATACTAGTGGACTCTGTTCTAACAGAGATAGGAGGAGATAGGACAGTTAACTATGTCAAGGTGAAAAATAAGGTTACAGGAGAAGAGAAAATACTGAACGTTAATGGGGTTTTCATAGAGATAGGATTTGAACCAGACAAAGACTGGGCTATCAAAAACGGATTAAGTATAGATCAGATAGGGTACATAATAGTTGATGACTGGATGAGAACCAATCTCTCTGGCGTATTTGCAGCTGGTGATTGTACCAATAAATGGCCTAGCTTTAGGCAAGTAGTGACGGCTGCTGCAATGGGTGCAATAGCAGCTTACTCAGCGTATAATTATCTGCAAGAGAATGATCTCATATGA
- a CDS encoding ATP-dependent DNA ligase, whose product MPFRYLVETLDRLERISARTQMTVILVNLFKETPPEIIDKVIYLMQGKLGPDWKDIPNFGVSEKFLVKAVSLAYKRPEKEIDSIYKQLGDLGHVAENLVSKAGGPQAAGLMSWIGQQKKELTVTEVYTTLYRVALAQGEGSRDIKIRLISGLLSEAEPLEARYIVRIIEGRLRLGVGDATVLDALAIAFGEGVQDRPVVERAYNLRADLGDIARICASQGVKILSNVKPQVGIPIRPMLAERLSDPIEILKKIGGEGLIEYKYDGERGQIHKKGDEVFVFSRRLENITHMYPDVRELAQKFIKADEAIVEGEIVAIDPETMELRPFQELMRRKRKHDIHIAMKDVPIAVFLFDVLYVNSEDLTVKNLLERRKVLESIVEEDQSWTIATYIKTGDPDEFMNFFMKAVSEGAEGVMAKAIHRESIYRAGARGWLWIKFKRDYKSEMTDTVDLVAVGGFYGRGRRGGKIGTLLMAAYDPETDTFKTVCKVGSGFTDENLDKMYSIFKPYIIPHKHPRVDSIVKPDLWFVPAKVAEIIGAELTLSPLHTCCWNKIRSGAGISIRFPRYIRWRDDKGPEDATTIAELMEMYTRQLKKIEEAR is encoded by the coding sequence ATGCCTTTTAGATATCTCGTAGAAACTCTTGATAGGCTTGAGAGGATAAGTGCTAGAACACAGATGACCGTTATACTTGTTAACTTATTCAAAGAAACTCCGCCTGAGATTATTGATAAAGTCATATATCTCATGCAGGGTAAGCTGGGACCTGATTGGAAGGACATACCTAACTTCGGAGTCTCAGAGAAATTCCTAGTTAAAGCGGTGTCTCTAGCCTATAAAAGGCCTGAAAAGGAAATAGATTCCATCTACAAACAACTAGGAGATTTAGGTCACGTAGCTGAGAACTTGGTCAGCAAGGCTGGTGGACCACAAGCAGCTGGATTAATGTCGTGGATCGGCCAACAGAAGAAGGAACTTACTGTTACAGAAGTTTATACCACACTCTATCGAGTAGCATTAGCGCAAGGAGAAGGTAGTAGAGATATAAAGATAAGGTTAATATCTGGTTTGCTTTCGGAGGCAGAGCCATTAGAGGCTAGGTACATTGTCAGGATTATAGAAGGGAGGCTTAGATTAGGTGTTGGTGATGCTACAGTATTAGACGCGTTGGCCATAGCTTTCGGTGAAGGAGTTCAAGATAGGCCTGTTGTGGAACGAGCGTATAATCTTAGAGCAGATTTGGGGGATATAGCAAGGATATGCGCGTCGCAAGGCGTAAAGATTCTCAGTAATGTTAAACCGCAAGTAGGTATTCCAATACGACCTATGTTAGCTGAAAGACTTAGCGATCCTATTGAAATATTAAAGAAAATTGGTGGGGAAGGACTTATAGAATATAAGTATGACGGAGAAAGAGGTCAGATCCATAAGAAAGGAGACGAGGTTTTCGTCTTCTCTAGGAGGCTTGAGAACATAACTCATATGTATCCTGACGTTAGAGAGCTTGCCCAAAAGTTCATCAAGGCGGATGAAGCTATAGTGGAAGGGGAAATAGTCGCAATAGACCCGGAAACTATGGAACTACGCCCGTTCCAAGAACTCATGAGGAGGAAAAGAAAGCATGATATCCATATCGCTATGAAGGATGTGCCTATAGCAGTGTTCCTCTTTGATGTTCTATATGTTAACAGTGAAGACTTAACTGTTAAGAACCTTCTTGAACGTAGGAAGGTTTTAGAGTCTATCGTAGAAGAAGACCAGAGTTGGACTATTGCAACATATATTAAAACAGGAGATCCTGATGAGTTTATGAATTTCTTTATGAAGGCAGTTTCAGAAGGGGCGGAAGGCGTTATGGCTAAAGCTATACATAGGGAATCCATATATAGGGCTGGTGCAAGAGGCTGGCTTTGGATCAAGTTTAAGAGAGACTATAAGAGTGAAATGACTGATACTGTTGACTTGGTGGCTGTAGGAGGATTTTACGGTAGGGGTAGGAGAGGAGGGAAAATAGGTACACTCCTAATGGCGGCTTACGATCCTGAGACCGATACTTTCAAAACCGTCTGTAAAGTTGGTAGCGGATTCACTGATGAGAATCTCGACAAAATGTACAGCATCTTTAAACCCTATATAATTCCCCATAAGCATCCGAGAGTGGATTCCATAGTAAAACCCGATTTATGGTTTGTACCAGCAAAGGTGGCTGAAATCATTGGTGCAGAACTTACTTTATCACCCTTACACACATGTTGTTGGAATAAAATTAGGTCAGGAGCGGGGATTTCAATAAGGTTCCCGAGGTACATTAGGTGGAGGGATGATAAAGGCCCGGAGGATGCTACCACTATAGCAGAATTAATGGAAATGTATACAAGGCAGTTGAAGAAAATTGAGGAGGCTAGGTAG